The region TAGTTTATGCAATAGTAATATTTCTAATTAGCTCATGCAAATTACAATCTATCGAACATCGGAATAAGATGGTACGTTCATCCTTCCTCCACAATATAACTTAATTCATGTTTCAAGTGATTCCAACCTTTGTTTCTTTCCTCTAAATTCTCTTGCTCTCCGTTTTTCTCTCTAATCTCTCATTACCTCTCCCAAAAATAAGGATCTCTTCCTTTGTCTCTCTCATTTCTCACTTTCTTTCTCAATTATTTTCTTTCTCATTTTTTCCTAGCCTTTCTCTATCATCTCCGACGACAACATGGTAAGTTCTGTGTCTATCATCCTCAACAATGCTAACAAGAGCACAAATTATTCGAGTTTCATTCTTCACTCAATGAAATTCGCATCCACAAAATATAAAATTATGTTCTAAAACCATCACGAGTTAGAGTAATTGCAAATCATATAAAATTTGAATTGCATTTGCATGAAAATATAACATCTAATATGATATTTTGTTGTTTTTGAATTTCATGTAAATAGAATTTTATCAAGTATATTGATTGATTAGATTACTTGACGAACAAGTTATTTATGTGATCATCTCTCATCCTTAATTACAtgattctttgatttttttctttCAAATATGTGTTTAGGCTAACGCGGCGTCTGGAATGGCTGTTAGCGATGAATGTAAATTGAAGTTTTTAGAGTTAAAAGCAAAGAGAAACTATCGTTTCATCGTGTTTAAGATTGAGAATCAAGAAGTTGTGGTGGAGAAGCTCGGAGGTCCGGAAGAGACCTACGAGGACTTCAGTGCATGTCTGCCTGAAGATGAGTGTCGCTATGCTGTCTTTGATTTTGATTTCATCACTTCTGAAAACTGCCAGAAAAGCAAGATTTTCTTCATTGCATGGTAATTTAATTAATTTCATAGATAAAGTAGTtgtttatatttttttataaagtAATATAGTAACTGAAATTTCATCGTTTAAAGATGAAATAAATAAGATGTGGCAGATTCAAACCAGTGTTTTTGCATGCATCTGATGTTACTGCATAGTTATTAATTAAGCTGACTTAACTGGACAAATAGCTGTTTATTTTGCTATTATATGTACTTAACATGTTAATCTTGTTGATTTGATATAATTAGGTCTCCTGAGATATCAAAGGTTAGACATAAGATGGTGTATGCTAGCACCAAGGACAGATTCAAGAGGGAACTTGATGGGATTCAAGTTGAGTTGCAAGCAACAGATCCAAGTGAAATGAGCTTTGATATCGTTAAATCACGAGCACTATAAAATGTTTCTCATTCTAATTATTCATGATTCTTTACCCGTATAGCTAGCTTTTGCAgcatgaattttttttttttactttttgttGTTTGTGTCTTAATGGTCTAAAGTTTAGTACAATACTAGAAAAAAACATACACACACTCACACTACAATGCATTTCAGATTACATTAGATAGTTTTACTTATTGTATACATTACATTATTTGGCTTCTTAAAGTGTAACTGTACTTAGCTGCAAATCAATTTTATTCCCACATATGTTCTGTTTTTTAAATTTGGAAGGAGAACTTCTTAAAAAGATTAAGAAGAATACATTGACAACAATCTAATTTCTTTTTTATGAAAGCATTAACAAGTTAACCAGAGATGTtttcaaaatacaataaaagaTTATCCAGCAATGATTATTAAGCAATCTACTATCTTTATGTGAGATGTTTTCTTTTGTCAAAACATCCCATTCTCTTTACATTTTAAAATTATGTCTATGCAGTTTGAGAAACCGGTGCAAGAAATTGATAATCTCTCCTGATGAAATTTTATCCTATTTGATCTATTGTAATATAATCAAAATAAGTAAGTATTTGTATATAAATACATGTAAACATTCTTGTTCTTTCATCACCTAAGTGCTTCGCTACTAACAAATTGATATTTAGAGTTTCGGTTCGTTTTTCTTGATCTTGATTCAAGATTTGCACGTTGGTGGTCGTGTTTCCAGAAATTGTGAATCATATTTGCAATTGAGATAAATATTGACAATGATATTCCTAtttctcttccaattcttgacgGCAAAAGTTAGAACCGATGAAGTAAGCAAATGAAATTCTTGTTTGGTTTTCAAGAAACCCTAGAAGTTACTACTACAAAATAAACTTTTTGTAACATCAATTTACAATGGTCATAGTGTTAACTATGGTAATAGTTTATTTCTGgagtttttttttttgtatttactAAAGGACATGTCACAACGGTCAAATGAAGCAACCGTAGTGAAAGCTATACATAGTGAAATGATTCGAATTCCAGCACCAACAATTAACCATTTATCGTGATAAAAATGTGATTAATAATGTATATCACCATGATTTTTATTACCAAGTGTGATGAAAGGTGatacttatttatatataagtAAAATTATCTCTCGCTTCAGTACATAACAACCATTTCTCTCAAAACAAAATCCTAACAATTATTTCACCCGTCTCTCTCCAAATGAAACCCTAACAACTCTGTCACTTGTCTCTCTCATATGGAAACCCCAAAACAAAACCATAACATCAAATCTTAACTAATTAGTATTTACAGGTTCGTTTTCTCTATAGTTTTTTTTCCAAAATCTATTTCAATAGCTTGTTTCATGATGTATTAACTTTCTTCTTGTTTTGATTTGTAGGCAGGGATGCTTGTTTCAATAAAGAGAACGAAGCTAAAGTTAGTGTTGCAAACTTGTAAGTAGAGATGTTAAGTTTGCTGCTCTAACTTTAGCCTCATACTTATTTCATTGTGGACACGTCATTATGGGACATGTTGTTTGAACAAGATTTGattctgcatctataccttgagttttgatgataacaatattgtatttgtgtaAGAACAATTTTGataccctaatggtttgttattgtgtagctttaacaaccaattctgattctgagtatatgaTGTGCAACGTCATCGGTTTTTGAATAATGAGTTTCAAATCCGCTTTTGCGCCAATTATAAGAAGTTCTAAAATATATTCAATATTATTGATTCAATGATTTTTCTGCTTTTGTGCTGATTCACTCATGAGAAGCTTCTGAAGAAATGCTATGTTGTTGAGCAACGTTCTCTCAGTTTGTATTTCTGGACGTGACTCTAATCACTAAGCTTCTAAAGAATGACAAACTTCTAAAGTTGTGTTATGTAACTGAAGATTTTGAAGGTCTCAGGCCAGACGATTaaggttatcaaggttctgactgtaGATTTTGAAGACTATGAAGATTatgaagatactgaagatctcaaggccgactactgacgctgtcaaagttctgaccaaagattctaaagtttttgaatccaactttatgtttcttcatttcatgcttcatcaactttcatcagaagccaatgaacttgaagatacAATTAAATGGgtacgtgatcaaatagtacatacTACAAATGGAATATCCTTTCCACTATCTGATTTCGTGGAAAAAAGAtagtactatacatcacacatgtcactgattTTATGGGCGAAGGACAATATGCAATATCACTCTTTTCACCATCCAACAATGGACAACCACTCTatgagctttccccatttttCTCTCTaacggtcttcttcttatgctatataagtaagacttggagacttgaagaaatCCGCCGGTGAtacaatattttgacaagtctgtttatttgtgaaaaactatcattattttgtacacaatttttcttaagtgttttttttttttatcatttgtgtaaaatctgcttgtatagaagcaacttgtaacacacatAATATTATTCAAACCGTTTATTTGATTCCTTAAGGAtactagggtatagtcggatcccTGACAAGACAAAAAAAtgttattctttgtgagtccttaaggtGACTAGGGTATAATCAGAttcttgagaagacaaagaaggttactctttgtgattattgtaatatgttgattatagtggattaagtccttgtgtataagaCAAAATCACATTGGCGGGTGGATTGGAGTAACTCTGAGTTTCAAGTGAACCAGaataaaaatacttgtgtttttatctcttttCTATTAACTTTTTAGTGGTcttcttgagttggtaaaaagctttTTAGTGGtcttcttgtgtttttcacaccttcacaTGTATGGTATGTTTCTAAAGCATTCTATGACTTGATATGTTGTATTTGTTGTTTATGGGTTattgttgatgaatgttgttgttaat is a window of Lathyrus oleraceus cultivar Zhongwan6 chromosome 6, CAAS_Psat_ZW6_1.0, whole genome shotgun sequence DNA encoding:
- the LOC127092312 gene encoding actin-depolymerizing factor 7 isoform X1, with protein sequence MANAASGMAVSDECKLKFLELKAKRNYRFIVFKIENQEVVVEKLGGPEETYEDFSACLPEDECRYAVFDFDFITSENCQKSKIFFIAWSPEISKVRHKMVYASTKDRFKRELDGIQVELQATDPSEMSFDIVKSRAL